Proteins from a genomic interval of Pseudophryne corroboree isolate aPseCor3 chromosome 4, aPseCor3.hap2, whole genome shotgun sequence:
- the LOC134910844 gene encoding WD repeat and coiled-coil-containing protein-like: protein MDLGRVKLLRSGVNALQQAIHPVHGLAWTDGRQVILTALQLQKEEAEFGSSVVIGQFEHVHGLSWGPATDALAHLAVQHKKRVTTWQLYYNPLEKNKLVVSQTCEYGDPLPILPQGCVWHPKKNILVVLTKRDISVLYSACYNNNNVKADITGSSAIRCACWAKDGNRMVVAMDDSLHSYIWNDDQKTLSPCSFCPIFNIDAAVVAIQPIMDCQVVVTVEMAAKSPYNKIKDSDGSALQSSLLTLDEELSRNSRRMSIESGKSEPVDMLKVSSLVPDVSQILARHRKSDPSPLTHFKPKNVLVESKPELSSLVIISFEKNATTTRTVSLPGISTPDILVLDSHGERVAVASNTCNLVLIYPIAPSCMPNIQQIKLEENEIAKGVSFLSDTLLLILVGRQRSNDVAFLPVSASDKYMVQLVTRTIMPTEYIPARSNCGQNIIPGPSSLPTAGCKQSSDEHNVSKEFWMPNHIGTEPPCARRKSADNTQGTICQQSPASSLDDLDENKLVTEYPVTIEKLQSEPTILKTLKVQLSMPKRTLHRSSSQRSCSSDSQEARENHLPTLNKDGGQGSIDLGHREPHEKDSHLCSSEVNTSLKNCLKTLPHPSSEDPPYISVRHQKSPDHGVNDMRAILLCHGHLHLRTLREIFHLDNIEMKFGSKWIILTEDGDGFVPITFRANQEVAIREAKDQSESSVFSTDSGGSTVDSENM from the exons ATGGACCTGGGAAGAGTGAAGCTCCTGAGAAGCGGCGTGAACGCCCTGCAGCAAGCAATCCACCCTGTGCACGGTCTAGCCTGGACAGACGGCAGACAGGTCATACTCACAGCCTTACAACTTCAGAAGGAAGAAGCAGAGTTTGGAAGCTCAGTGGTGATTGGACAGTTTGAGCATGTTCATGGTCTATCTTGGGGGCCGGCAACTGATGCCCTGGCTCACCTGGCCGTACAACACAAGAAGCGTGTCACTACATGGCAACTCTATTATAACCCATTGGAAAAAAACAAACTGGTCGTCTCACAGACCTGTGAGTATGGAGATCCCCTCCCCATTCTCCCACAGGGCTGTGTTTGGCATCCAAAGAAGAACATCTTGGTAGTTTTAACAAAACGTGACATCTCAGTTTTGTACTCGGCATGCTACAACAATAACAACGTCAAGGCAGACATTACGGGCAGTAGTGCGATTCGTTGTGCCTGCTGGGCGAAAGATGGCAACCGTATGGTGGTGGCCATGGATGATTCCCTTCACAGCTATATATGGAATGATGACCAAAAGACCTTAAGTCCTTGTTCTTTTTGCCCTATATTTAATATTGATGCTGCAGTTGTCGCCATTCAACCCATCATGGATTGCCAAGTGGTTGTGACTGTGGAGATGGCGGCGAAAAGTCCATACAACAAAATCAAGGATTCAGATGGATCTGCTTTACAATCTTCACTCCTGACATTAGACGAAGAGTTGTCTAGGAACAGCAGAAGGATGTCTATAGAGTCAGGGAAGTCGGAGCCAGTagacatgctgaaggtctcctcgtTGGTTCCAGATGTTTCTCAGATCCTTGCCAGGCATCGCAAGTCCGACCCAAGTCCACTTACTCACTTCAAACCAAAGAATGTCTTGGTTGAAAGCAAACCAGAATTGTCAAGTCTTGTAATCATTTCTTTTGAAAAGAATGCCACAACCACAAGGACAGTGTCCCTACCAGGCATCTCCACCCCAGATATACTGGTACTTGACTCTCATGGTGAAAGAGTTGCAGTAGCATCTAATACTTGCAACTTAGTTTTAATTTATCCCATAGCTCCATCATGCATGCCCAATATTCAACAAATCAAGCTGGAAGAGAATGAAATCGCCAAGGGAGTATCTTTTCTTAGTGATACACTCTTACTCATCTTAGTCGGAAGACAAAGATCCAACGATGTGGCATTTCTGCCAGTGTCGGCCTCAGACAAATATATGGTGCAGTTAGTGACTAGAACAATAATGCCCACTGAATACATACCAGCAAGGTCAAATTGTGGTCAAAATATAATACCAGGTCCCTCCAGTTTGCCCACTGCTGGCTGCAAACAATCTTCCGATGAACACAATGTAAGCAAAGAGTTCTGGATGCCAAACCACATTGGGACAGAACCTCCATGTGCCAGACGAAAATCTGCAGATAATACACAGGGCACAATCTGCCAGCAAAGTCCAGCATCGAGTTTGGATGACTTGGATGAAAATAAGTTGGTGACAGAATACCCTGTAACTATAGAGAAACTTCAGTCTGAGCCAACTATACTAAAGACATTAAAGGTCCAACTGAGCATGCCAAAGAGGACGCTGCATAGGTCGAGTTCTCAGAGGTCATGCAGCAGTGACTCTCAAGAAGCAAGGGAGAACCATTTACCTACTCTCAACAAAGATGGTGGCCAGGGGAGTATAGACCTCGGGCATCGTGAACCTCATGAGAAAGATTCCCATCTGTGTTCTTCAGAAGTAAATACCAGTTTAAAGAATTGCTTGAAAACTTTGCCTCACCCATCTTCTGAGGATCCTCCTTACATATCCGTTAGGCACCAG AAATCGCCGGATCATGGAGTGAACGATATGAGAGCTATTCTCCTGTGTCATGGACACCTTCACCTGAGAACACTGCGGGAGATCTTTCACTTGGACAACATTGAAATGAAATTTG